A single window of Salvia splendens isolate huo1 chromosome 6, SspV2, whole genome shotgun sequence DNA harbors:
- the LOC121809275 gene encoding cytochrome c1-2, heme protein, mitochondrial-like — translation MFGGRALRRLLRERLQSQNTVSPVLSSYISKKGQEAVGSATAKSWRVLALCGAGVSGLLSYATIASCDEAEHGLEAATYPWPHSGILNSYDHASIRRGHQVYQQVCASCHSMSLISFRDLVGVAYTEEETKAMAAEIEVVDGPNDEGEMFTRPGKLSDRFPQPYANEQAARFANGGAYPPDLSLITKARHNGQNYVFALLTGYHDPPAGVTIREGLHYNPYFPGGAIAMPKMLNDGAVEYEDGTPATEAQMGKDVVTFLTWAAEPEMEERKLMGFKWIFVLSLALLQAGYYRRMRWSVLKSRKLVLDVVN, via the exons ATGTTTGGGGGCAGAGCTCTCCGCCGGCTGCTAAGAGAGAGACTTCAATCACAAAACACT GTATCTCCAGTTTTGTCATCTTATATTTCTAAGAAAGGGCAGGAAGCAGTTGGATCTGCCACCGCTAAGTCGTGGAGGGTATTGGCTCTATGTGGGGCAGGTGTCTCAGGGTTGTTAAGTTATGCAACAATAGCATCTTGTGATGAAGCTGAACATGGTTTGGAGGCTGCCACCTATCCTTGGCCACACAGTGGCATTCTAAATTCATATGACCATGCTTC GATTCGGCGTGGTCACCAGGTGTATCAACAAGTTTGTGCCTCCTGCCATTCAATGTCCTTAATTTCATTCCGCGACTTGGTAGGTGTTGCATATacagaagaagaaactaaagcTATGGCTGCTGAGATTGAGGTAGTTGATGGGCCAAATGATGAGGGAGAGATGTTTACTCGTCCTGGCAAGCTCAGTGACCGGTTTCCTCAGCCATATGCAAATGAACAAGCAGCTAGGTTTGCTAATGGTGGCGCTTATCCTCCTGATTTAAGTCTTATAACCAAA GCTCGCCACAATGGTCAAAATTATGTGTTTGCCCTATTGACTGGATATCATGACCCTCCTGCTGGTGTTACA ATTCGTGAAGGATTGCATTATAACCCTTACTTCCCTGGTGGAGCTATTGCTATGCCAAAAATGCTTAATGATGGTGCCGTTGAGTATGAAGATGGTACACCCGCAACAGAAGCTCAG ATGGGAAAAGATGTTGTCACATTTTTAACATGGGCCGCAGAGCCTGAAATGGAAGAGCGAAAACTG ATGGGATTCAAATGGATATTCGTTCTATCACTCGCACTTCTTCAAGCTGGTTATTATAGGCGCATGAGGTGGTCTGTTCTCAAGTCTCGGAAGCTGGTGCTTGATGTTGTGAACTAG
- the LOC121809068 gene encoding protoporphyrinogen oxidase, mitochondrial-like encodes IPFPPTLCNYLLHLQFHTSKPNLPASPWLPFPKKISKNVAVIGAGVSGLSAAYKLKLQGLNVTVFEADGRVGGKLRSISRDGLIWDEGANTMTESEAPVGFLLDNLGLRDKQQFPLSQQKRYIAKDGVPVLLPSNPVALIRSNFLSAGSKLQLFLEPFLWKSINASKRPDEKESVGAFFRRHFGKEVVDYLIDPFVAGTSGGDPESLSMQHVFPEIWNLEKRYGSIISGAIQSKLSAKKDTSGGIDSSAQKKQKHGSFSFLGGMQTLTNALCNELGKDELKLQSKVLEIACSCSEKSPQDSWSISYELNDKRLSSEKSFDALIVTAPVSAVKQLKITKGGNPFLLDFIPEVSYLPMSVIITTFKRENVKRPLEGFGVLIPSKEQQNGLRTLGTLFSSMMFPDRAPSDVYLYTTFVGGSRNRELARASSDELKQIVTSDLRQLLGAEGEPAFLNHYYWSKAFPSYGLNYGSVIQAIDKMEKELPGLFYAGNHKGGLSVGKAISSGCQAADLVISYLDSSSDAKEKSQ; translated from the exons ATCCCCTTCCCACCCACCCTATGCAATTATCTTCTCCACCTTCAATTCCACACCTCAAAACCCAACTTACCCGCCTCCCCATGGCTTCCATTTCCAAAGAAGATAAGCAAG AATGTTGCTGTAATTGGAGCTGGTGTTAG TGGGCTATCTGCAGCATATAAGTTGAAATTGCAAGGGTTGAACGTCACAGTCTTTGAAGCTGATGGGAGAGTTGGAGGGAAGTTAAGAAGCATTTCACGAGATGGTTTGATATGGGATGAAGGAGCAAACACTATG ACTGAAAGCGAGGCACCTGTTGGGTTTTTGCTCGACAATCTTGGACTTAGGGATAAGCAACAATTT CCTCTTTCGCAACAGAAGCGTTATATAGCTAAAGACGGAGTGCCAGTATTG CTACCATCAAATCCTGTTGCGCTTATCAGAAGCAATTTTCTCTCGGCAGGGTCAAAG cttcaattatttttggagCCATTTTTGTGGAAAAGTATTAATGCATCCAAGAGGCCTGACGAAAAGGAAAG TGTTGGTGCTTTCTTCCGACGACATTTTGGGAAAGAG GTTGTTGACTATCTTATTGATCCTTTTGTTGCTGGAACTAGTGGTGGAGATCCCGAGTCTCTATCA ATGCAACATGTATTTCCAGAGATATGGAATCTTGAGAAAAG GTATGGTTCAATCATATCTGGTGCTATTCAGTCTAAGTTATCTGCCAAAAAGGACACATCTGGTGGAATAGACTCATCAGCACAGAAGAAGCAAAAGCATGGTTCATTTTCGTTTCTAGGTGGGATGCAG ACACTCACCAATGCATTGTGCAATGAACTCGGCAAAGATGAACTTAAACTTCAATCTAAGGTGCTGGAAATAGCTTGTAGTTGCAGTGAGAAGTCACCTCAAGATAGCTGGTCAATTTCTTATGAATTGAACGATAAAAGGCTTTCCAGTGAGAAGTCCTTTGACGCATTAATAGTCACA GCCCCTGTTTCTGCTGTTAAACAACTGAAGATTACCAAAGGAGGAAACCCGTTCCTCCTAGATTTCATTCCTGAG GTTAGCTATTTACCAATGTCTGTCATAATCACAACATTTAAGAGGGAAAATGTAAAGCGACCACTTGAAGGCTTTGGTGTTCTCATACCCTCAAAAGAGCAACAAAATGGCTTGAGAACACTCG GCACTCTCTTTTCCTCAATGATGTTCCCAGATCGGGCACCATCTGATGTTTATCTCTACACTACATTCGTTGGTGGAAGTAGAAATCGGGAGCTAGCCAGAGCTTCAAG TGATGAACTGAAGCAGATAGTGACTTCTGATCTTAGACAGCTATTAGGTGCAGAGGGGGAACCTGCCTTTCTGAA TCACTATTATTGGAGCAAAGCATTTCCTTCGTATGGGCTTAATTATGGTTCAGTCATACAAGCTATTGACAAGATGGAAAAGGAACTCCCTGGACTTTTTTATGCCG GAAACCACAAGGGAGGATTATCAGTAGGCAAAGCAATCTCAAGCGGCTGTCAAGCAGCTGATCTTGTTATATCATATCTCGACTCTAGCTCTGATGCTAAAGAGAAATCGCAATGA
- the LOC121809273 gene encoding cytochrome c1-2, heme protein, mitochondrial-like isoform X1 — translation MLRDKMFGGRALRRLLRERLQSQNTVSPVLSSLISKKEQEAVGSATTKSWRVLALCGAGVSGLLSYATIASCDEAEHGLEAATYPWPHSGILNSYDHASIRRGHQVYQQVCASCHSMSLISFRDLVGVAYTEEETKAMAAEIEVVDGPNDEGEMFTRPGKLSDRFPQPYANEQAARFANGGAYPPDLSLITKARHNGQNYVFALLTGYHDPPAGVTIREGLHYNPYFPGGAIAMPKMLNDGAVEYEDGTPATEAQMGKDVVTFLTWAAEPEMEERKLMGFKWIFVLSLALLQAGYYRRMRWSVLKSRKLVLDVVN, via the exons ATGTTG AGAGATAAGATGTTTGGGGGCAGAGCTCTCCGTCGGTTGCTAAGAGAGAGACTTCAGTCGCAAAACACC GTTTCTCCAGTTTTGTCATCTCTTATTTCTAAGAAAGAGCAGGAAGCAGTTGGATCTGCCACCACCAAGTCCTGGAGGGTATTGGCTCTATGCGGGGCAGGTGTCTCAGGGTTGTTAAGTTATGCAACAATAGCATCTTGTGATGAGGCTgaacatggtttggaagctgcCACCTATCCTTGGCCACACAGTGGCATTCTAAATTCATACGACCATGCTTC GATTCGCCGTGGTCACCAGGTGTATCAACAAGTTTGTGCCTCCTGCCATTCAATGTCCTTAATTTCATTCCGCGACTTGGTAGGTGTTGCGTATACAGAAGAGGAAACTAAAGCTATGGCCGCTGAGATTGAGGTAGTTGATGGGCCTAATGATGAGGGGGAGATGTTTACTCGTCCTGGCAAGCTCAGTGACCGGTTTCCTCAGCCATATGCAAATGAACAAGCAGCTAGGTTCGCTAATGGCGGCGCTTATCCTCCCGATTTAAGTCTTATAACCAAA GCTCGTCACAATGGACAAAATTATGTTTTTGCCCTATTGACTGGATATCATGACCCTCCTGCTGGTGTCACA ATTCGTGAAGGATTGCATTATAACCCTTACTTCCCTGGTGGAGCTATTGCTATGCCAAAAATGCTTAATGATGGTGCTGTTGAGTATGAAGATGGTACACCTGCAACAGAAGCTCAG ATGGGGAAAGATGTTGTCACATTTTTAACATGGGCTGCAGAGCCAGAAATGGAAGAGAGAAAACTG ATGGGATTCAAATGGATATTCGTTCTATCACTCGCGCTTCTTCAAGCTGGTTATTACAGGCGCATGAGGTGGTCTGTTCTCAAGTCTCGAAAGCTGGTGCTTGATGTTGTGAACTAG
- the LOC121809273 gene encoding cytochrome c1-2, heme protein, mitochondrial-like isoform X2, which translates to MFGGRALRRLLRERLQSQNTVSPVLSSLISKKEQEAVGSATTKSWRVLALCGAGVSGLLSYATIASCDEAEHGLEAATYPWPHSGILNSYDHASIRRGHQVYQQVCASCHSMSLISFRDLVGVAYTEEETKAMAAEIEVVDGPNDEGEMFTRPGKLSDRFPQPYANEQAARFANGGAYPPDLSLITKARHNGQNYVFALLTGYHDPPAGVTIREGLHYNPYFPGGAIAMPKMLNDGAVEYEDGTPATEAQMGKDVVTFLTWAAEPEMEERKLMGFKWIFVLSLALLQAGYYRRMRWSVLKSRKLVLDVVN; encoded by the exons ATGTTTGGGGGCAGAGCTCTCCGTCGGTTGCTAAGAGAGAGACTTCAGTCGCAAAACACC GTTTCTCCAGTTTTGTCATCTCTTATTTCTAAGAAAGAGCAGGAAGCAGTTGGATCTGCCACCACCAAGTCCTGGAGGGTATTGGCTCTATGCGGGGCAGGTGTCTCAGGGTTGTTAAGTTATGCAACAATAGCATCTTGTGATGAGGCTgaacatggtttggaagctgcCACCTATCCTTGGCCACACAGTGGCATTCTAAATTCATACGACCATGCTTC GATTCGCCGTGGTCACCAGGTGTATCAACAAGTTTGTGCCTCCTGCCATTCAATGTCCTTAATTTCATTCCGCGACTTGGTAGGTGTTGCGTATACAGAAGAGGAAACTAAAGCTATGGCCGCTGAGATTGAGGTAGTTGATGGGCCTAATGATGAGGGGGAGATGTTTACTCGTCCTGGCAAGCTCAGTGACCGGTTTCCTCAGCCATATGCAAATGAACAAGCAGCTAGGTTCGCTAATGGCGGCGCTTATCCTCCCGATTTAAGTCTTATAACCAAA GCTCGTCACAATGGACAAAATTATGTTTTTGCCCTATTGACTGGATATCATGACCCTCCTGCTGGTGTCACA ATTCGTGAAGGATTGCATTATAACCCTTACTTCCCTGGTGGAGCTATTGCTATGCCAAAAATGCTTAATGATGGTGCTGTTGAGTATGAAGATGGTACACCTGCAACAGAAGCTCAG ATGGGGAAAGATGTTGTCACATTTTTAACATGGGCTGCAGAGCCAGAAATGGAAGAGAGAAAACTG ATGGGATTCAAATGGATATTCGTTCTATCACTCGCGCTTCTTCAAGCTGGTTATTACAGGCGCATGAGGTGGTCTGTTCTCAAGTCTCGAAAGCTGGTGCTTGATGTTGTGAACTAG